CGGGCAGGTGCGTGCCCGCCATCCACATCATTCCAACACGCCGCAACTGCGCTATCTGCTTGCCTCGTACAATGCGGGCATGCTGGCACTGGAGACACTCGCTCGGCGCGTCCATGATGATCGGCCGCAGGCGAAGTACGCCCGCAACCCACCGTACGGTGAAGATGTTAAATGGTTGCTGCGCATCTCGAAGAAACTTGGCACACAGTATCTGCATCAGTTCTGCGTGTGCGTTGTCAACTCGATCGTCAGCCCGTTCGTACTGCACGAGGTTGCCCTCGAATCCGCACACTATCTCTCACGCAATAATCCCGCGCTCGTGATGCATCATTTACGGTCTGCCCTTACACCACTGATGAGCAAGTGCCAGAACATGtaagtattgttttgttttattatattgtTATATTAAAAGTTACAGGTAGTGAATTAACGATTAGGTATGTTCGCACGATATGCAATTCCTGCTCGATTTTTCACCCTCTGCAAATCTTTTTTGCATGTGTTTTGGTGTCTTCGAGCAGAGATGGCAAATATTTTTGAGCAGAAAAGGTTGACAACACAAATCATTTGCGTGTAATCTTTTGATAATCGCTTCGCGTGATCTCAGTAActaaaaaaagataaacatATTGGTAACATGTTGAACACGAAACAGAATCGAATCTATTTTTATCGCTCCTGTATGTGATTTTCAAGATTTGCAGTGAAAGATTTATATCGTGTAACCATACCTATTGATCTCCTCCATTTTGCAATGTCAATTATTCTATCGCCttgtatgtatatgtatattaGGGTTAGGTATCTATATATGCGTATAAATTAAGATCAAGCGGCGGGTATAAATCGATTTCAGCTGTATTAGTAATGTTTCGGGAGTCGATGCTCGCAGTGAGTCAGTCAGCCATTTTAAACTAGCTGATATCAGACGTCAGACGTCAGACGTCTACCGCAGAGTGCGGGTCGGTTCCAAATGAAATCTTCGACGAGATACCAGAGAGTGATTATTTGAGGTTGGGTGCAGAAATAAAAGATTActaaaagaaaatattgttCTTCACCGCTAGGTATGTCCAATGCACTCATCAAAAGCTGTATCATCTCACGATGGCGGACTATGAGGACTTTACCAGCACTATTATTTCCGCGCGTAACGCGTTCCAGATTACCCCGGAGGGTAATGCTCAGTTTAAGGATTGGTTGCAATCTATCAAACGGTacttccttgttttttttttctattatacCTTAACAATTAGCAATATGTACTAACGCATTTATTCTATCACACGCAACATAGGTCCAAGTCGTGCAAGAAAGAATTATGGACTCAAATAAATGCCGCACTCAACTCTAAATGACATAGACTCGATTCGATTGGATCGGAGCTGAATATGATGctagcggcagcagcaacggctGCATCGGCAGCGACATCCAACAGCATAAGCAATGAGCCAAGTTATAGTATTAGCAAAAACGGAACCACACCTATCAATCATACCAACGGTCACGTTGCTGAGGTGGGATCGCTGAACGCAAACGCTACTCTTTCGGTGGCGACTTCGTCACCGCCAGCGTCAACCTCCTCGTCCTGTTCGTTGGTAAGCAGTGCGAATCAACAAATTGTTTCACCATCGCCTGGTATCATTTATGACGAGCTACAGCTAGTACCGCCTAATCAGGATGCTCTGCTACCACCACCGGGTAAGTCTAGTTCCAATCTAGTGGTGAGTGGTGCAGTAACGGCCGCCGGTTCGCTACGATCCATACCAACTACAGCCAACACAACGTTGGAACCCGTTAACCCGCTGGTAGTGGCTGTGTCGATGGGTTCGAAAACGTCAACTTCTGCTGCGGCAGGCATGATTCCGCCCGTGTCTGTGCAACAAACgacaaagcaacaacagcagcaaatgcgCCACGTAAAGTTGAACGTTTCCCAACCACCTTTAATCGGTGCAGCGACAACCGGGAAAATAGCACCCGTAATCGATGCAGGGGCATGTTCGCGTAAAGCAACCAGTGGAGCAGGCACTGGTGCTACAAGCGCGAATCGAACGATTCTGGCGGCTGGTGGTAAGATTGACAGTGGTACTCAGAACGACACCACTCAGCAACGGATCGCATCATCAGTTCATAATATTGCGCCAGCGGAAGTATCGACTCATATGCAAACGTCCAACGTGGTAGTAGGTCCTGTGATTGTGAATGGAGCAAGCAGCACGATGGTAGTGAATGTTGcaagtaataataaaaatatcgcCGTACCCGGTGGTGAAGAGTCTGGCACAAATGTTGTCTACTATCCACCAGCACCACAACCACGTCCATCGAAGCAACCTACGGATCTACCGCGGCATCCACCGCAGGAATCCCAACAATCGCAACGGGCGGTGAAACAACTGGCAGAACAATGTGCAGAAAAGTCCAATACGGAACGAttgaaacagcagcagcaggcagcggttaagcaacagcaaaagcaacagaaacaacatcaacccaaacagcaacaaaagccgcaacagaaacaaatacCACCAAAACCGCACATTTACCATCACAATACTGCTGGGCACaaccaacagcatcagcagcaatcGGCAGCAGTTGCCGCAGCAGCCACAGTGGCAATGCtaacgcagcagcagcagcaacaacattatCAGCAAACACCCACAGTTGCCGTCACTTCACAGGCGCTTAGCCAACTGTCTACTGCACCAGCGACAATGCCTACGGCCGGTTTAGGTGCTAATCATACACATGCTcatcaccacacacacgcccatCTGTTTTCGcatgcacaacaacaacagcagcaacagcagcaacaacaacattccgTAGTCCCGCTACCAGTCGGTAATGGTTATGGTTTAACTACCGGTCCGATGCAACAACACCGGCAACAGCAGTTTCTGCAACAAcgtcaacagcaacaaccggGGCCGCCACACACTACCGGTGCTGCACAGTTACCACTGCCGATTCCTGCTCCAACCGGTACCGGCACAATGCAGGGTTCGATGTTGCCCGCCTTGCATCACCCGGCACAGCCGCAACCAACGCCTGCTGCTCCACCATCACAACACCATATGCCGCATCTGCATCATATGCATAAGCAGCTACCACCGTGTCCACCGCTTCCGCTAACGCAAATGACGACACAGCCGCAACACAacccgcagcaacatcagcagcaaatTTTCCAGTTCCATCAGCTGCAGcaacatcaccatcagcatcaacatcagcatcagcaccagcatcagcatcaacatcagcaccagcatcagcaccagcaccagcatcagcatcagcaccagcatcatcatcaccatatgctgcaacagcaacagcagcaacagcagcagcaacagcaacaacaacagcatcatcaacaacaacagcaatatcatcatcatcatcatccgacTCACCACGCGGTACCGTCGCATACGCAGGCCCAGTctggccagcagcagcaaccgcaaccaCTCTCGGCTGCCCCGACAACGGTGGCTACGGTGGCGGTAAATGCGCCTGCGGCTGCCACACACCCACAGCAGCAAAGCATCAATCTGAACGTCAACCATCATGTCATTTCGACGCCAATAGTGGTCGACTTCTCGAACATGACCGTAAACTGTGTGCAGTTGCAGGAGGCGCAACATCCGAACCCAATCGCTGCGGCGGCCGCTGCGATGGCAGCTGGATATGGTgcggcagcagctgctgctgcctcaGTACCGGCCGCTATCAGTGCGCGACCCGGTGCCAAGTGAAGGGATGTAACTTcagttaaaaacaaaagaaagctATCGTCAAACTCTATGCTTAAGCAAGTTCGTGGTGCACCACGAAAGGCCAACGCGATAGTGTGGCGATAGATTCTGTAAAGCTTAGGTTGGTTAAATGTGTTGCCACAGACGATCTCCGGAAAGGAAAGAGTTAAAGCATGTGTGTTTCGAATATCTTCAAAGCGATCCTTTTCACCTATATATCAATGCTTGCTCTCCACCCATATTGGCAAATATGAGAGagcaaaacaaccacaaaagcGGCGTTACAGCTTCGGATCAATCGAATTGTATTGTGAAAATCGAAACCAGTTATGAATCAAATGTGCCACATTCTGTCTTGGGATGCGTTTATTTTGTACAAgcagttttgcttttttttttggtgatttaAACATCCTTTTTACCATCTCTGTATAAAACTGTACTGTAGTTAtatattttcttgtttttttttctttttaatatcTTTTATACCTTAGTAAGAACTTTATGAATGTACCattgcaacaaaaacagaaaaaaaacatggaaaaatgCGTTCCACTTATTTTTAAGtgttgcaacaacaaaaaaaaggcttcaATTGGCTCCTCCCCCGATCGACTAAGTGAGTGAGAGAGTTCTCCTTCGGTGTGCGTTAGGAAACGGATTTAATGCAGCATACATTGTGACCGATgtatgttttgcaaaaaaagtaaaagaacGTGACCGGCAGTGGTTATCATTAAGCTGTACAACAAAAGGCTCATGTTTGCATCTATATTCGATTTAGAGATAAAAATTTTGTCAcatacgatttttttttacaaaaacaaaaacattcttcTCAATCTTCATGCTCTATCGTACGAGCAACTTTATTTCTGGTGTAGTTTGATCGCTTACATTGAATTAGttgtaaagtaaaaaaaataataaccgtAAGCGAACGCAGCTTTACGTTTGATCTGCAGGTCTCTGTAGCTATACCATACTGCCGGCCAATTTGCGTTTGCTGATGAGTTCAGCTAGCCCCGTGAGCGGAATTGAAAGCCATTACAAGTCGTCAAACACTGTTGAGCGTCTTGCGTTTCTAAAGCCAAAAAAGTCTTTAATTCTCTATTTTAGCCAAATTTAATCGCTTTCGGAACGTCTAACTTGTATGTTGCGCATGGGGTTGGATCAAGTTTTGTTTCCGCACGGATACTGCATGAGTGCTGTGTGTACGGATCATCTGAATGCGATCCGATGGTTGGAACAAACAGGACAGCAAGAACATTTCAAAGAGGTGTCGCATCTCTTTTCGCCCCTAAATCTACGAGATGATATTTAACAAAAGTGAAAAGACAAAAGCACGTTAACGCAAATAAAAGTTAACGCTCCGAAAAGACCCGGAATAGCACCAGCAATTGATGAATGCGTGACAAACTGGCATATTACTAAGAACATAGTAAGAAACgtttaaacaaataatagTAAATATAAATGCTATATAGCGCAATACACGGGAAGCGTCTACAATTCGAACAGTTTTCAGTTTACCGGGACTAATTGAAAATGTTACCGAATACAAcaaattcacacacacacaacagaaaaatagaatcgaaacgaaaaaccGAACAGAAGGAATCAAACGAGAAAATGGAACTCTATTAAAGGGCAAGCATTTTGAGTGCTACGAAATTAAGTAAAGTAATACACCTAAAACAACTAATCTTAAATCACTATAAAAGATTatggaaaaagcaaaaaaaacctccgagTTACAATAGAGAAAGCCCTCCGCCACCCCCCAATACCCCCATCATcaactggtgttggtgatgAGTGTATGTGAGTATGCGTGTGCGAGAGGAAAGAAAATTAGCAAAGCGGGGGGGAAGACACGAGAGGGGCAGAGGGCAGTTTTTAAAGTATTTGAGAGCGAAAGATTTAATATTATCGAAGGATTTAGGTGAAGCAGGCaccgcgcgtgtgtgtgtgtgtgtgtgcctttgcAAGTACACACCCGGAACATTGTATAGATCTcattttgattaattaatgAACGCAGCACGGAAGACTCGAACGATCGCGAACAAGGCGcaaaccacacatacacaggcaTACAGATACGCACAGTTTCTCGTATACACAAACACTACTGGGCAAGCGCGTTCTGCAAGTGTTGCAGAAGGAAGGGATCCCGTGTGCATAATTCGTAATGGTAATCCTTTAAGTCTCCTATCTTCCTTACATTGCGGGCCATCCAATATTCCTTTTCTTCCCTTCCACTTCCTTCGCAGAAAAAGATGGAATGTATTTTCGTAATGAGATAAAAGCAATGAAGAATGGTAAAATAGAAGTAGTTAAGGGGCACACCATCGAACACGCCACGAAcgcataaagcaaaaaaaaaagtaaaatgagGTGTAATCTTACAACCAAGCCTCCCTTCTCTTCTAAATCGCTTTTCTCctcaaggaaaaaaaatagtaggaaaaaaacagaaattccGGGCGCAATTAGAAGGAAGAGATAtaatatatggggaaaaacACTACAAAACGTCGACGCAAATAGTAATAACACACGATAGAGGAGTCGAgcaagagggagagagagagagagagggtaaGAAAAACGAGTAAGAATAAAAGtgtctttttaaaacattgaacGCGACATAAAAATGACGAAAAGTAATACAAacgaacggaaaacaaaacaaacaaaaaatacaaaaaatgcataaaaccatacacacactcgGGTAAGGCGACGCACGTGGTGGTGAATGTGATAATAACACGGATCCGAAGGAAAGAAAGTACGATGGTGGCTAAACACGGCAGTAACACACGGAGAAACGAACAAGCAAGCCAGTGTATATCACGAGAAGCACATTTTCCTTATTTGTTCGAacattgtttgtgtttgcttttaaactgtgtgtgtatgcgtgtgtttcgTGTAGGTGGGGGGAGGGGTTGGGAATGGGTGGAAGAGGTTGTATGTGTGCTCGCTGGTCACTAGGTAGGTTGTCCTTTAGAGAGGGTCCTTGCATCCACGTTGGTACAATTGTTGCACCTTCAAAGCAATAAGAGCAATCCAAACGAGATAAGCCTTTAAGCTAGTGTatcgtatgtgtgtgcgcgtgtgtgtgagtgtgcggaTGTGTTcttgtatgtttttcttttagtttTAATCTTACTGCTCGTGCGCCTCACTATCCCTTAtttcctcctcctccgccccattttcccatccgccctttatttgcttttatcaAGCCCGAGCATAGGAGCGTTGGTATAAAGGGAGAAGGAAACATATATTTTAATGCGCACagagagaataaaaaataacagatAGGTCGTAAGAGAAATATATATTACCGATATAATTATACATCAAATCCCCTCTCCCTCCCGTTCACTATCCTCCCACACTACGATCCTTCAAATACACGACCCACATCTTACACTGCACCTAGCTGTGTATGCGTAGTGCGGCGGGCGTGTTGCAATACATGAATATCTTACCGAATAGGGAGTCTGAACAGAATGccgttgcaaaataaaatatccccCTCCTCCCTCCCTACCTTCCCTCCCCACCGTGGAGGAGCGAAGAGTTGATTGCGTTCGATTAGTATTATCCGTTAGTGTCGTTGAGTTGGTTTCGGAAATATCGTGAGGGATACTGAAACCAACAataagatgaagaagaagaaaaataaaagggcGCATAAAACGTTTCTTTCTCTACCTCTCTTCACTACCATCTGTTTCTTCTCGGATGTAATGTGCGTACCACGTGCATATGTATCCCGGTTGAAAGTGGATTTGAAATGTGTCTTatgtgaagcaaaacaaaggcGTAAAGaaaggtaaaaataaaaagcaaacgaaattacaaaacaatatGAAGTCTCTAACTGAATAGGTGGTGTTTTGGTGGAGTTTAagttactttttttgttggtccgAATCGTCAACTGTGCAACAAGAATTCCTCAACCCTTTGCCGATAGTTCCCCCAATTTCCCATCATTTGGAGAAGTGGGGCACTACACCCTCTACCCAGAAGGATCCCAACACTTTGGTTAGATATTCAATGTAAGATTCACTCCGCTTTGGCCTTTGACTACTAGAGTTCGTTGGACAATCttaactcgccaaaaattcttcaacaaaaGCTTAAATTTTCTCGCCACTTATAGtctataataaaaaatatgtaacaGCAGTTGATCTGCTACCGCTTGATAAGATTCGTAATAGGAATAGCTATATCAAATACTAGTAAGTGTTATCTTCTTCCTTGTAGTAAGTATTATTTCTGTCCATCTGCCGGAAATGAGACGAAACCCTAGCGCTTCCATTCAATTGCTCACTTTGATCAGTTGAGCTCTTGATCTTGGGGTAGATAACACTAGTCTAAGGTTCGCTAGGAAGTTGTGGGTAAGGTAGAATGTAAGCTGGAATGTAGCTCATGTCACGTTTCTCTCTGCTCTTTAGGGGaacatcgtcgtcgtcgccgtgTTTGCCGGAAGCGCGCTCATGGAAGTGGAGCTCCTACGGGAATTTGCTGATGTGTGGTCTGCAATTCCAAGGTTTGCCGGATGTGCCGTACCGTTGTGCTAACTTCTTCTGTGCTGTTTCGTTATGTTCATTGTTGTGCTTACTCTATGGTACAATTCACATGCCACCAGAGATGTCCGAGAACCAAGGCTTCAAAAGGAAACGATTGCCCTGTACCGAGCATGAGTggggcaagaagaagaaggtaacTCGGAACGTGAAATTGCATATCCATCACATCACCCGGAAGTTACTGAATTCTTTCGGAAGAGATAAGGACTCACCGGGTCCCGAAGTACGCTGACGCCATGACCATGACATACAACCGCCCGGCATCGCATTTCTAGTGACAAGGCATGCGGAAACAAGTGATCGAATGGATACCAAACAACGGACGAAAGTGCAGGTGAAGTATTCTTGGCAATTTCCTTTAACCTGATCATTATTTCATTAGGCGACGCTTCGTTAAGAGAGATAAGTCGTCTTCGAAACAACACCTAAAAGAAGTACTGGAAACTGGCTTGATGAGTTGGCCTTGTCAACTGGAATGTGGATGATCATGCATTTGGAAGCAGAAAAACCTTGGAGAGATTGGCCAACGTTACTCAAACATCTCTCACTTGCTTACCCGGCCATTCTGGTGGAAACATATCTAAGACTTATATTTCACAGAATAGTGCTCTTTATCTGCTTTCGTCAAATGGCTTTCGAATGGATGCACGTGTACGAAACAAAGAACCGGTCATATATGCGCCTTGAAGAGAAATGAATGCCGGTGAATGCATGTGAGAACAGCAAGATTGCAAAACTAACATCCATAAGCCGCAATTTGCCGAGCCCCACGCGGTTGCATGCGTTTGCTGAGCACATGTGGATGCAGCAGATTAGCTCTGTGCAGCAGTCGTGACGATTTGCACCGTCATGCGGGGGAGAAGGCGAAGCAAAAATATTTACCTGTTCGCCTTGCCTTTATTTATCGCAATCGGTTTATGGGAAGACGCGTGAGGGAAGCAGGGGAGGTGCGCTGGGCAGTATGCCCTATTTATCTCACGACTTATGAATGttgattgaaaaattgaaCCCAACGGTGCgcgatgtaaatgtgcaaagCCACACGCATAACTTGTCTGCACGGCGTGCACGGGACCCAGCGGGGGCCACACGTCCAAGTGCGGACGACGCGCGACGTTCTTCAAGGTGGAGTGTAAATGATAGTGGCGTTTTACACCCGGTAACAAATCAACacattgttgaaaaaaaatcgccaaaacagccccccaaaaaaaaagaatgctaTGTCTGATTCGGGCTGTGACCCGTTTCGCTCTGTTGGTACAGCGGGGTCAGACAGGTTGCTGACGTACATTAGCGCTTGCATTATCAAGCCTGTTTGATTATTTCACTTTTTGTTTCACAACATAATCAATGTTGTGTCATTGCCTCTTGATCTAtgattcgcaaaaaaaaagcaagcgcTACACCAGATCACACTAGCTGTGTTATTAATTATGTATTTTGTCTCGCGTATTTGCCTATTGAGGAGACCGTCCATATGACCCTAGATTATATACCCGAACAGATGCcgatgaagaaaatgttttaaaatttcacacCACTCGATCGAGAGTTTGGATGAAACTTCAGTTTGTAAATGTTGCTTCAACTGATTCCATTATTGATTAAAGGTACTTCTAAAAAACTCtcaaaatattcataaatacTCAATGATACAGTTGTAAGTCCTCAATAAATGAAGAACTCTCATAGCTCTTAAAGTCTCCTGGAGTCAAATGCTACCTGGGCATGAGGTATGTGATAAGATTCTTAGAATGCGTGAAACATAAAATccttgaaaattaattaatattccGAATTTAGGATTCAGAGCCATTCACTCATTCACTCAAAGAGTCATCTagcttcatgaatctgaatcagattaaCGCatcaaacaacgaaaaaatgaTATAGAATTACTGCCCAAAAACCTCTTCTTCATGTAC
This window of the Anopheles moucheti chromosome X, idAnoMoucSN_F20_07, whole genome shotgun sequence genome carries:
- the LOC128306484 gene encoding hormone receptor 4-like, with protein sequence MMLAAAATAASAATSNSISNEPSYSISKNGTTPINHTNGHVAEVGSLNANATLSVATSSPPASTSSSCSLVSSANQQIVSPSPGIIYDELQLVPPNQDALLPPPGKSSSNLVVSGAVTAAGSLRSIPTTANTTLEPVNPLVVAVSMGSKTSTSAAAGMIPPVSVQQTTKQQQQQMRHVKLNVSQPPLIGAATTGKIAPVIDAGACSRKATSGAGTGATSANRTILAAGGKIDSGTQNDTTQQRIASSVHNIAPAEVSTHMQTSNVVVGPVIVNGASSTMVVNVASNNKNIAVPGGEESGTNVVYYPPAPQPRPSKQPTDLPRHPPQESQQSQRAVKQLAEQCAEKSNTERLKQQQQAAHQQQSAAVAAAATVAMLTQQQQQQHYQQTPTVAVTSQALSQLSTAPATMPTAGLGANHTHAHHHTHAHLFSHAQQQQQQQQQQQHSVVPLPVGNGYGLTTGPMQQHRQQQFLQQRQQQQPGPPHTTGAAQLPLPIPAPTGTGTMQGSMLPALHHPAQSGQQQQPQPLSAAPTTVATVAVNAPAAATHPQQQSINLNVNHHVISTPIVVDFSNMTVNCVQLQEAQHPNPIAAAAAAMAAGYGAAAAAAASVPAAISARPGAK